A single window of Ovis aries strain OAR_USU_Benz2616 breed Rambouillet chromosome 24, ARS-UI_Ramb_v3.0, whole genome shotgun sequence DNA harbors:
- the ELFN1 gene encoding protein ELFN1, translated as MAGCGRGAPWVWVCVAAALLHAGGLVRGDCWLIEGDKGFVWLAICSQNQPPYEAIPQQINSTIVDLRLNENRIRSVQYAALSRFGNLTYLNLTKNEIGYIEDGAFSGQFNLQVLQLGYNRLRNLTEGVLRGLGKLEYLYLQANLIEAVAPGAFWECPNIVNVDLSMNRIQRLHSATFAGLARLSVCELYSNPFYCSCELLGFLRWLAAFANATQAHDRVQCESPPLYSGYFLLGQGRHGQRSILGKLQSVCTDGPYAVETRPVPGRPPPGRSPPPPPALPAEPSEAPCADDECFSGDGTTPLVALPTLAPQAEARPLIKVKQLTQNSATITVQLPSPFTRMYTLEHFNNSKSSTVSRLTRAQEEIRLTNLYALTNYTYCVVSSSSGLHHNHTCLTICLPQPPSPPGPVPSPSAATHHIMTVLGCLFGMVVVLGAVYYCLRRRRRREGKQKQAAAAAGSLKKTIIELKYGPELEAPGLAPLSQGPLLGPEAVTRIPYLPAAPGEVEQYQLAEGSGTPKGSKGSYMEVRTAEQAERRDEEPGRPAPDSQSSVAEISTIAKEVDKVNQIISSCIGALKAESASFQGGKPAAVSTGEPPAGKRGFLAPAYQDACGLQRHHSLEAAPGAPRASSSSSGSARSPRPFRAEPPALHEAKYIEKGSPAAEAILTVTPAAAVLRAEPEKGRQYAEHRHSYPGPHPAEPPAPPAPPESLGGRKASILEPLTRPRPRDLAYAPLSPQYRHLSYASSPEYACRASRSLWGRFRLSRRRRRDAGECVAAGHALRRKVQFAKDEDLHDILDYWKGVSAQHKS; from the coding sequence ATGGCTGGGTGCGGGCGGGGGGCGCCGTGGGTGTGGGTGTGCGTGGCGGCCGCCCTGCTGCACGCGGGCGGGCTGGTGCGCGGCGACTGCTGGCTCATCGAGGGCGACAAGGGCTTCGTGTGGCTGGCCATCTGCAGCCAGAACCAGCCGCCCTACGAGGCCATCCCGCAGCAGATCAACAGCACCATCGTGGACCTGCGGCTCAACGAAAACCGCATCCGCAGCGTGCAGTACGCGGCGCTGAGCCGCTTCGGCAACCTCACGTACCTCAACCTCACCAAGAACGAGATCGGCTACATCGAGGACGGCGCCTTCTCGGGCCAGTTCAACCTGCAGGTGCTGCAGCTCGGCTACAACCGGCTGCGCAACCTGACGGAGGGCGTGCTGCGCGGCCTGGGCAAGCTCGAGTACCTGTACCTGCAGGCCAACCTCATCGAGGCGGTGGCGCCCGGCGCCTTCTGGGAGTGCCCCAACATCGTCAACGTGGACCTGTCCATGAACCGCATCCAGCGGCTGCACAGCGCCACCTTCGCGGGCCTGGCGCGGCTCTCGGTGTGCGAGCTCTACAGCAACCCGTTCTACTGCTCCTGCGAGCTGCTGGGCTTCCTGCGCTGGCTGGCGGCCTTCGCCAACGCCACGCAGGCCCATGACCGCGTGCAGTGCGAGTCCCCGCCGCTCTACTCCGGCTACTTCCTGCTGGGCCAGGGCCGCCACGGGCAGCGCAGCATCCTGGGCAAGCTGCAGTCCGTGTGCACTGACGGCCCGTACGCGGTGGAGACGCGCCCGGTGCCCGGCCGCCCCCCGCCCGGCCGctcgcccccgccgccccccgcgcTGCCCGCGGAGCCCAGCGAGGCCCCCTGTGCCGACGATGAGTGCTTCTCCGGCGACGGCACCACGCCGCTGGTGGCCCTGCCCACGCTGGCCCCGCAGGCCGAGGCCCGCCCGCTCATCAAGGTCAAGCAGCTGACGCAGAACTCGGCCACCATCACAGTGCAGCTGCCCAGCCCGTTCACCCGCATGTACACGCTGGAGCACTTCAACAACAGCAAATCGTCCACCGTGTCCAGGCTGACCCGGGCCCAGGAGGAGATCCGCCTGACCAACCTGTACGCGCTCACCAACTACACGTACTGCGTGGTGTCCAGCAGCTCGGGCCTGCACCACAACCACACCTGCCTCACCATCTGCCTGCCGCAGCCAcccagcccgccaggccccgTGCCCAGCCCCTCCGCGGCCACGCACCACATCATGACCGTCCTGGGCTGCCTCTTCGGCATGGTGGTGGTGCTGGGCGCTGTCTACTATTgcctgcggcggcggcggcggcgggagggcAAGCAGAagcaggcggcggcggcggccggcaGCCTGAAGAAGACCATCATCGAGCTCAAGTACGGGCCCGAGCTGGAGGCGCCCGGCCTGGCCCCGCTGTCCCAGGGCCCGCTGCTGGGCCCCGAGGCGGTGACCCGCATCCCATACCTGCCCGCCGCCCCCGGGGAGGTGGAGCAGTACCAGCTGGCGGAGGGCAGCGGGACGCCCAAGGGCAGCAAGGGCAGCTACATGGAGGTGCGCACGGCAGAGCAGGCAGAGCGCAGGGACGAGGAGCCGGGCCGGCCGGCCCCGGACAGCCAGAGCTCGGTGGCCGAGATCTCCACCATCGCCAAGGAGGTGGACAAGGTCAACCAGATCATCAGCAGCTGCATCGGCGCCCTCAAGGCCGAGTCCGCCTCCTTCCAGGGCGGCAAGCCGGCGGCTGTGTCCACAGGCGAGCCGCCGGCCGGCAAGCGCGGCTTCCTGGCGCCCGCCTACCAGGACGCCTGCGGTCTGCAGCGGCACCACAGCCTGGAGGCCGCCCCTGGCGCTCCGCGGGCCAGCTCCTCGTCCAGCGGCTCCGCCCGCAGCCCGCGGCCCTTCCGCGCCGAGCCCCCTGCGCTGCACGAGGCCAAGTACATCGAGAAGGGGTCGCCCGCGGCGGAGGCCATCCTCACGGTGACGCCGGCGGCTGCCGTGCTGCGGGCCGAGCCCGAGAAGGGCCGGCAGTACGCGGAGCACCGACACTCGTACCCCGGGCCCCACCCCGCCGAGCCCCCCGCGCCGCCCGCGCCGCCCGAGAGCCTGGGCGGCCGCAAGGCCTCCATCCTGGAGCCGCTGACGCGGCCGCGGCCCCGCGACCTGGCCTACGCGCCGCTGTCCCCGCAGTACCGCCACCTGAGCTACGCCTCCAGCCCCGAGTACGCCTGCCGCGCCTCCCGCAGCCTCTGGGGCCGCTTCAGACTGAGCCGCCGGCGGCGCCGGGACGCCGGGGAGTGCGTGGCGGCCGGGCACGCGCTGCGCAGGAAGGTGCAGTTCGCCAAGGACGAGGACCTGCACGACATTCTGGACTACTGGAAGGGCGTGTCCGCGCAGCACAAGTCCTGA